A genomic window from Candidatus Cloacimonadota bacterium includes:
- the nuoE gene encoding NADH-quinone oxidoreductase subunit NuoE codes for MYKEICAKYTPTKDNLIYILHDIQDNHPQHYISTDAVAAVSEYLNLPENHIYGVLTFYSMYSTSPRGKNIIRLCESPPCYIKGSENILRKLKTILGVGVGETTKDGKFTLELCACLGVCGNAPVMMINDDVYGDLSEEKVEEIIEKIKGRN; via the coding sequence ATGTACAAAGAAATATGCGCTAAATACACCCCCACCAAAGACAATCTGATCTACATTCTTCACGATATTCAGGATAATCATCCACAACACTACATATCTACGGATGCCGTAGCTGCAGTATCTGAATATCTAAATTTACCAGAAAATCATATCTATGGAGTTTTAACGTTTTACTCCATGTATTCAACCAGTCCTAGAGGTAAAAACATCATTCGTCTATGTGAATCTCCACCCTGCTATATAAAAGGTTCAGAAAACATCCTCCGCAAGCTTAAAACAATTCTTGGCGTTGGAGTTGGAGAAACCACAAAAGACGGCAAGTTCACTTTGGAATTATGCGCTTGTTTAGGCGTATGCGGAAACGCACCGGTAATGATGATAAACGATGATGTATATGGAGATCTGTCAGAAGAAAAAGTAGAAGAAATCAT